A window of Helicobacter macacae MIT 99-5501 genomic DNA:
TTTTCTAAGTAGATTCTCTAGCTTTTAAAGGTCAGTAGCTCCAATGGTAGAGCATCGGTCTCCAAAACCGACTGTTGGGGGTTCGAGTCCCTCCTGACCTGCCATTTGCGTTGAGCTAATCAAAACCAACAAAATAAAAAAAGACTAAGGCTTTAAAAACAATGAAAAAAATAATCTCTTATTACAGAATGGCAAAAGAGGAACTCTTTAAGGTAATTTTTCCTACTAAAGAGCAGATTCGCAATGCTCTTATTTCTGTCGTGGTGGTTGTTTTTGTTATTGCATTGTTTTTGGGATTAGTTGATTTGATTTTGTCTGCTTCTGTGTCTAGTATTTTATAGAAACTTAGGAGACTTGTATGTCGTTGAGCTGGTATGCTATACAGACCTATTCTGGAAGCGAACAATCCGTAAAAAGGGCTATTGAAAATCTAGTCGAGCAGTATCAAATACAAGATAGGCTAAAAGAAATCATAGTTCCCACCGAGGATGTATATGAGATAAAAAATGGTGTCAAAAAGGTAAGTGCTAGGAGTTTGTATCCGGGCTATGTGTTTATAAATGTTGATTTAGACACTTCGCTTTGGCATACGAT
This region includes:
- the secE gene encoding preprotein translocase subunit SecE, whose amino-acid sequence is MKKIISYYRMAKEELFKVIFPTKEQIRNALISVVVVVFVIALFLGLVDLILSASVSSIL